From Scleropages formosus chromosome 1, fSclFor1.1, whole genome shotgun sequence, a single genomic window includes:
- the adat2 gene encoding tRNA-specific adenosine deaminase 2: protein MGTRSERDFRRPSPEDIEGWMQKAFDMARAALDSGEVPVGCLMVHSNQLVGKGGNEVNETKNATRHAEMVALDQVLEWCRLEGRDHSEVLPQTVLYVTVEPCIMCAAALRLFHIPLVVFGCKNERFGGCGSVLDIPGDDLPNTGTAFECISGFRAEEAVEMLKTFYKQENPNAPKPRVRKD, encoded by the exons ATGGGCACTAGATCGGAGCGCGATTTCCGTCGACCTTCTCCAGAAGACATCGAGGGCTGGATGCAGAAGGCGTTCGACATG GCCCGAGCGGCTCTAGACAGCGGCGAAGTGCCCGTTGGATGTCTCATGGTCCACAGCAACCAGCTCGTGGGCAAAGGCGGCAACGAAGTGAACGAAACGAAAAAT GCCACGCGGCACGCTGAGATGGTGGCGCTGGACCAGGTGCTGGAGTGGTGCCGGCTGGAGGGCAGGGACCACAGCGAGGTGCTGCCACAGACGGTACTCTACGTGACGGTGGAGCCGTGCATCATGTGCGCAGCTGCCTTGCGGCTCTTCC ATATCCCACTAGTGGTGTTTGGCTGTAAGAACGAGCGCTTCGGCGGCTGTGGGTCGGTGCTTGACATCCCCGGGGATGATCTTCCTAACACGGGAACAGCATTTGAG TGCATCTCTGGCTTCCGAGCTGAAGAAGCGGTGGAGATGCTGAAGACGTTCTACAAGCAGGAGAACCCCAACG CTCCGAAGCCCAGAGTCAGAAaggactga
- the pex3 gene encoding peroxisomal biogenesis factor 3 isoform X1, which produces MLTSTWGFLKRHKRKFIFAGAFVGGVYLLGKLAQRKIREIQEREAAEYIAQARRQFHFESNQRTCNMTVLSMLPTLREAIVHHLNSESLTTLLRSKPTNKLEIWEDLKIISFTRSTVAVYSTCMLVVLLRIQLNIIGGYLYLDNSISKNGTNPQAPPEVQQQYLSSIQHLLGDGLVELMTVVKQAVQDVLGGVSLKQSLSLRDLEQYFHQIRTHVEEGYRGLTPKPLSWYMMPDEETTLAAQACGLTEKDVATIKLLNETRDMLESPDFKTVLSTCLQRGFSRFLDNIAEFFRPSQVDSAHTGAPDSLSHVRLPLAKIIPIVNGQIHSICSEIPSHFVQMHGPHCHMECSTTILRRCGDSQGQGAWDSGKRSQKPCTLEIHYPSSPASSFKDVSDTLNVPKLEAHKSVHTRPCESGRKGS; this is translated from the exons ATGTTGACGAGCACCTGGGGCTTCCTGAAGCGCCACAAAAGGAAGTTCATATTTGCCGGGGCTTTCGTTGGAG gtgtgTATCTCCTGGGGAAATTGGCGCAGAGGAAGATCCGCGAGATCCAGGAGCGGGAAGCGGCGGAGTACATTGCGCAGGCGCGCCGGCAGTTCCACTTCGAGAGCAACCAGAGGACGTGCAACATGACAG TGCTGTCCATGCTTCCCACGCTGAGGGAGGCCATCGTTCATCATCTCAACTCGGAGAGCTTGACTACACTGCTGAGGAGCAA ACCGACAAATAAGCTAGAAATCTGGGAAGACCTCAAGATCATCA GTTTCACAAGAAGCACCGTGGCTGTGTACAGCACCTGCATGCTGGTTGTCCTTCTGCGCATTCAGCTCAACATCATTGGGGGCTACCTGTACCTGGACAACTCCATCAGCAAGAATGGAACG AATCCCCAGGCCCCACCAGAGGTGCAGCAGCAGTACCTGTCCAGCATACAACACCTGTTGGGAGATG GGTTAGTCGAGCTCATGACTGTAGTCAAACAAGCGGTGCAGGATGTATTGGGCGG AGTCTCACTGAAGCAGAGCTTGTCCCTACGTGACCTGGAACAATATTTCCACCAGATTAGAACCCATGTGGAGGAGGGCTACAGAGGTTTGACACCAAAGCCCCTCTCATGGTACATGATGCCTGATGAAGAGACCACACTGGCTGCTCAG GCCTGTGGTTTGACGGAGAAAGACGTTGCAACGATAAAGCTGCTTAATGAAACCAGAGACATGTTGGAGAG CCCAGACTTCAAGACCGTCCTCAGCACGTGCTTACAACGGGGATTCAGCCGTTTCTTGGACAACATAGCCGAATTCTTCCGGCCCTCTCAGGTGGACTCTGCCCACACTGGTGCACCCGATAG CCTGTCGCACGTTCGTCTGCCCCTGGCCAAAATCATACCCATTGTGAACGGACAGATACACTCAATATGCAGCGAAATTCCCAGTCACTTTGTTCAG ATGCATGGACCTCACTGTCACATGGAATGTAGCACCACGATTCTCAGAAGGTGTGGAGACTCCCAGGGTCAAGGTGCTTGGGATTCTGGGAAACGTAGTCAGAAACCCTGCACTTTGGAAATTCATTACCCCTCCTCACCAGCTTCCTCCTTCAAGGATGTTTCAGACACATTGAATGTTCCTAAACTAGAAGCTCATAAGTCAGTTCACACCAGACCTTGTGAAAGTGGCAGGAAAGGGAGTTAA
- the pex3 gene encoding peroxisomal biogenesis factor 3 isoform X2, with translation MLTSTWGFLKRHKRKFIFAGAFVGGVYLLGKLAQRKIREIQEREAAEYIAQARRQFHFESNQRTCNMTVLSMLPTLREAIVHHLNSESLTTLLRSKPTNKLEIWEDLKIISFTRSTVAVYSTCMLVVLLRIQLNIIGGYLYLDNSISKNGTNPQAPPEVQQQYLSSIQHLLGDGLVELMTVVKQAVQDVLGGVSLKQSLSLRDLEQYFHQIRTHVEEGYRGLTPKPLSWYMMPDEETTLAAQACGLTEKDVATIKLLNETRDMLESPDFKTVLSTCLQRGFSRFLDNIAEFFRPSQVDSAHTGAPDSLSHVRLPLAKIIPIVNGQIHSICSEIPSHFVQDLLMIEQVKEFAANVYEAFSHPHELEK, from the exons ATGTTGACGAGCACCTGGGGCTTCCTGAAGCGCCACAAAAGGAAGTTCATATTTGCCGGGGCTTTCGTTGGAG gtgtgTATCTCCTGGGGAAATTGGCGCAGAGGAAGATCCGCGAGATCCAGGAGCGGGAAGCGGCGGAGTACATTGCGCAGGCGCGCCGGCAGTTCCACTTCGAGAGCAACCAGAGGACGTGCAACATGACAG TGCTGTCCATGCTTCCCACGCTGAGGGAGGCCATCGTTCATCATCTCAACTCGGAGAGCTTGACTACACTGCTGAGGAGCAA ACCGACAAATAAGCTAGAAATCTGGGAAGACCTCAAGATCATCA GTTTCACAAGAAGCACCGTGGCTGTGTACAGCACCTGCATGCTGGTTGTCCTTCTGCGCATTCAGCTCAACATCATTGGGGGCTACCTGTACCTGGACAACTCCATCAGCAAGAATGGAACG AATCCCCAGGCCCCACCAGAGGTGCAGCAGCAGTACCTGTCCAGCATACAACACCTGTTGGGAGATG GGTTAGTCGAGCTCATGACTGTAGTCAAACAAGCGGTGCAGGATGTATTGGGCGG AGTCTCACTGAAGCAGAGCTTGTCCCTACGTGACCTGGAACAATATTTCCACCAGATTAGAACCCATGTGGAGGAGGGCTACAGAGGTTTGACACCAAAGCCCCTCTCATGGTACATGATGCCTGATGAAGAGACCACACTGGCTGCTCAG GCCTGTGGTTTGACGGAGAAAGACGTTGCAACGATAAAGCTGCTTAATGAAACCAGAGACATGTTGGAGAG CCCAGACTTCAAGACCGTCCTCAGCACGTGCTTACAACGGGGATTCAGCCGTTTCTTGGACAACATAGCCGAATTCTTCCGGCCCTCTCAGGTGGACTCTGCCCACACTGGTGCACCCGATAG CCTGTCGCACGTTCGTCTGCCCCTGGCCAAAATCATACCCATTGTGAACGGACAGATACACTCAATATGCAGCGAAATTCCCAGTCACTTTGTTCAG gacCTTCTGATGATCGAGCAAGTGAAGGAATTTGCAGCCAATGTGTATGAGGCATTCAGCCACCCCCATGAACTGGAGAAATGA